A single Bufo bufo chromosome 6, aBufBuf1.1, whole genome shotgun sequence DNA region contains:
- the LOC121003534 gene encoding gastrula zinc finger protein XlCGF26.1-like isoform X1 — protein MMEDHQPLISPVKEEIRTPERCASPLLLQDGSEEYHNVPQDDQLVNPGEDLNNINPTETYVRGDEQRTEDIPTDNRPDDCTRNLEKNLVSSDFEVDDCGITRDTFEEHANIQDIPSSNHSKNVLFDPFKQVRSSDSSQTVTQNKSHRRDAKHQTAHVRGKPFSCSECGKCFRFKSEIVRHQRIHTGEKPFSCSECGECFNNNSALVMHQRIHTGEKPFSCSECGKCFHYKSALDYHKSTHKGEKRFSCSECGKCFNQKSVLDRHQRIHTGEKSFTCSECGKCFNQKSDLARHQRIHTGEKSFSCSECGKCFNQKSVLDRHQRIHTGEKPLSCSECGKCFNNNSALVVHQRIHTGEKPFSCSECGKCFYQKSNLVLHQRNHTGEKSFSCSECAKCFNQKSILDRHQRIHTGEKSFSCSECGKCFNQKSVLNRHQRIHTGEKPFSCSECGKCFNQRTALVTHQKIHTGEKPFSCSECGKCFHKKSSLVLHQRNYIGEKSFSCSECGKCFRFKSQIVRHQRIHTGEKPFSCSECGECFNQKSVLVVHQRIHTGEKPFSCLECGKCFNNNSALVIHLRIHTGEKPYPCSDCGKCFKQKSALVSHKKTHREKPSPYLAL, from the exons atgatggaggatcaccagcccctcatatcaccag ttaaggaagagataagaacaccggagagatgtgccagtcctcttcttctacaGGATGGGTCAGAAGAatatcacaatgtcccacaggatgatcag cttgtgaatccgggtgaagatctgaacaatattaatcctacagagacatatgtgaggggtgatgagcagaggacagaggacattcctacagataaccgcccag atgactgtaccaggaacttagagaaaaatctggtatcttcagattttgaagTAGATGATTGTGGTATCACACGAGATACATTTGAAGAGCATGCCAATATCCAAGATATACCCTCATCCAATCACagcaaaaatgtattatttgatCCTTTTAAACAGGTtcgatcttctgattcatcacagactgtaaCACAAAATAAAAGTCACAGAAGAGATGCTAAACATCAAACAGCTCACGTAAGagggaagccattttcatgttcagaatgtggaaaatgttttagatttaAATCGGAgattgttagacatcagagaattcacacaggagagaagccattttcatgttcagaatgcggtgAATGTTTTAACAATAATTCAGCTCTTGTTatgcatcagagaattcacacaggagagaagccattttcatgttcagaatgtgggaaatgttttcactACAAATCAGCTCTTGATTACCATAAGAGTACTCACAAAGGAGAGAAACGATtttcatgttcggaatgtgggaaatgttttaatcagAAATCAGTTCTTgatagacatcagagaattcacacaggggagaagtcaTTTACATGTtcggaatgtggaaaatgttttaatcagaaatcagatcttgctagacatcagagaattcacacaggggagaagtcattttcatgttcagaatgtgggaaatgtttcaatCAGAAATCAGTTCTTgatagacatcagagaattcacacaggagagaagccattatcatgttcagaatgtgggaaatgttttaacaataattcagctcttgttgtacatcagagaattcacacaggagagaagccattttcatgttcagaatgtggtaaatgtttttatcaaaaatcaaatcttgttttacatcagagaaatcacacaggggagaagtcaTTTTCATGTTCGGAATGTGCTAAATGTTTTAATCAGAAATCAATTCTTgatagacatcagagaattcacacaggggagaagtcattttcatgttcagaatgtgggaaatgttttaatcagAAATCAGTTCTTaatagacatcagagaattcacacaggagagaagccattttcatgttcagaatgtgggaaatgttttaaccagagAACagctcttgttacacatcagaaaattcacacaggagagaagccattttcatgttcagaatgtggtaaatgttttcacAAAAAATCAAGTCTTGTTTTACATCAGAGAAATTACATAGGGGAGaagtcattttcatgttcagaatgtggaaaatgttttagatttaAATCTCAgattgttagacatcagagaattcacacaggagagaagccattttcatgttcagaatgtggtgaatgttttaatcagaaatcagttcttgttgtacatcaaagaattcacacaggggagaagccattttcatgtttagaatgtgggaaatgttttaacaatAATTCAGCTCTTGTTATACatctgagaattcacacaggagagaagccatatccatgttcagactgtgggaaatgttttaagcagaaaTCAGCTCTTGTTTCACATAAGAAAACTCACAGAGAGAAGCCATCTCCATACTTAGCCCTTTAG
- the LOC121003534 gene encoding gastrula zinc finger protein XlCGF26.1-like isoform X2: protein MTEDHRPLTSLVKEEIRTPERCASPLLLQDGSEEYHNVPQDDQLVNPGEDLNNINPTETYVRGDEQRTEDIPTDNRPDDCTRNLEKNLVSSDFEVDDCGITRDTFEEHANIQDIPSSNHSKNVLFDPFKQVRSSDSSQTVTQNKSHRRDAKHQTAHVRGKPFSCSECGKCFRFKSEIVRHQRIHTGEKPFSCSECGECFNNNSALVMHQRIHTGEKPFSCSECGKCFHYKSALDYHKSTHKGEKRFSCSECGKCFNQKSVLDRHQRIHTGEKSFTCSECGKCFNQKSDLARHQRIHTGEKSFSCSECGKCFNQKSVLDRHQRIHTGEKPLSCSECGKCFNNNSALVVHQRIHTGEKPFSCSECGKCFYQKSNLVLHQRNHTGEKSFSCSECAKCFNQKSILDRHQRIHTGEKSFSCSECGKCFNQKSVLNRHQRIHTGEKPFSCSECGKCFNQRTALVTHQKIHTGEKPFSCSECGKCFHKKSSLVLHQRNYIGEKSFSCSECGKCFRFKSQIVRHQRIHTGEKPFSCSECGECFNQKSVLVVHQRIHTGEKPFSCLECGKCFNNNSALVIHLRIHTGEKPYPCSDCGKCFKQKSALVSHKKTHREKPSPYLAL from the exons ttaaggaagagataagaacaccggagagatgtgccagtcctcttcttctacaGGATGGGTCAGAAGAatatcacaatgtcccacaggatgatcag cttgtgaatccgggtgaagatctgaacaatattaatcctacagagacatatgtgaggggtgatgagcagaggacagaggacattcctacagataaccgcccag atgactgtaccaggaacttagagaaaaatctggtatcttcagattttgaagTAGATGATTGTGGTATCACACGAGATACATTTGAAGAGCATGCCAATATCCAAGATATACCCTCATCCAATCACagcaaaaatgtattatttgatCCTTTTAAACAGGTtcgatcttctgattcatcacagactgtaaCACAAAATAAAAGTCACAGAAGAGATGCTAAACATCAAACAGCTCACGTAAGagggaagccattttcatgttcagaatgtggaaaatgttttagatttaAATCGGAgattgttagacatcagagaattcacacaggagagaagccattttcatgttcagaatgcggtgAATGTTTTAACAATAATTCAGCTCTTGTTatgcatcagagaattcacacaggagagaagccattttcatgttcagaatgtgggaaatgttttcactACAAATCAGCTCTTGATTACCATAAGAGTACTCACAAAGGAGAGAAACGATtttcatgttcggaatgtgggaaatgttttaatcagAAATCAGTTCTTgatagacatcagagaattcacacaggggagaagtcaTTTACATGTtcggaatgtggaaaatgttttaatcagaaatcagatcttgctagacatcagagaattcacacaggggagaagtcattttcatgttcagaatgtgggaaatgtttcaatCAGAAATCAGTTCTTgatagacatcagagaattcacacaggagagaagccattatcatgttcagaatgtgggaaatgttttaacaataattcagctcttgttgtacatcagagaattcacacaggagagaagccattttcatgttcagaatgtggtaaatgtttttatcaaaaatcaaatcttgttttacatcagagaaatcacacaggggagaagtcaTTTTCATGTTCGGAATGTGCTAAATGTTTTAATCAGAAATCAATTCTTgatagacatcagagaattcacacaggggagaagtcattttcatgttcagaatgtgggaaatgttttaatcagAAATCAGTTCTTaatagacatcagagaattcacacaggagagaagccattttcatgttcagaatgtgggaaatgttttaaccagagAACagctcttgttacacatcagaaaattcacacaggagagaagccattttcatgttcagaatgtggtaaatgttttcacAAAAAATCAAGTCTTGTTTTACATCAGAGAAATTACATAGGGGAGaagtcattttcatgttcagaatgtggaaaatgttttagatttaAATCTCAgattgttagacatcagagaattcacacaggagagaagccattttcatgttcagaatgtggtgaatgttttaatcagaaatcagttcttgttgtacatcaaagaattcacacaggggagaagccattttcatgtttagaatgtgggaaatgttttaacaatAATTCAGCTCTTGTTATACatctgagaattcacacaggagagaagccatatccatgttcagactgtgggaaatgttttaagcagaaaTCAGCTCTTGTTTCACATAAGAAAACTCACAGAGAGAAGCCATCTCCATACTTAGCCCTTTAG